CTACGTAAGTTATCGGTATGATTTATGTGGATATAGAATTAAAGTAAAAAATGGAAATTCGCTAACGGGAAAATAACATGAGTGATATAGCAATAAAAGCTGAAAACCTTTCAAAATATTACAGGCTCGGAGTTATAAATAACGGCACATTGTTTCGAGATATTCAAACGTGGATCGCACTCAAACGAGGTAAACCAGACCCGCACTCAAAAATCGGTGAACATAAGTATGATGGAACTGATGACGGTTTTTGGGCATTAAAAGATTTAAACTTTGAAATTAAACAAGGCGACAGGGTTGGAATAATTGGAAAAAACGGTGCTGGAAAATCCACACTATTAAAAATTTTAAGCAGAATAACGGCTCCGACTGAAGGCTGTGTTAAAATACGTGGCAGGGTCGCTAGCCTTTTGGAAGTTGGGACTGGATTTCATGGAGAATTGACTGGTCGTGAGAATATCTATCTTAATGGTGCCATCCTAGGTATGAAAAAAAAGGAGGTAGATCGCAAAATAGAAGAGATTATCGACTTCAGCGGAATCAAGAAACACATAGATACTCCGGTAAAACGCTATTCAAGCGGAATGTATGTGCGGCTTGCCTTTGCTGTTGCTGCCCATTTGGATTCCGAAATTCTTATTGCTGATGAAGTGCTGGCTGTAGGTGATGCCGAATTCCAGAAAAAAGCCTTGGGAAAGATGAATGAGTTAAGCGCGGGACAAGGCAGAACGGTATTGTTTGTAAGCCATAATATGGCATCTGTCAAGAGTTTGTGTAATAAAGGAATAATACTAGAAGATGGAAAAATTAAATTTCAAAGTGCTAGTATTGATGAAGCGATAAAAAAGTATCAAAATATTAACCTAATCGAAAATAAAAAAGGCGAGTGGATAAATACTGGTGATATAAGTAATGTTTTTTTTAAACCGGAAAAAATATATATTCTTAATAAGGAAAATAAAAAAATTCAATCATTTACCAGAGATGATGAGAACATCCGATTGGTAATTGAAGCGGAAATACAAGAGATAAATCCATTAATGAATTTTGGTATTTCAATTATAAACAGCAGTAATCAATCAGTATTTACAACATGGGTACGGGATACCGAGATGATTTTTAACTTAGGTAAAAGTAAGTTCTCATTTACTATACCAAATCATTTAATGAATATAGGCAGCTATAGAGCACAAATGTCCGCTGGTATACATCATGTTTCCTATATTATACATCCGGGAAATGAACCGCTTATTAATTTTGATGTTACTGGTACAATCGGGACTAATTTTGGTGATGATGTTAGACATTGCTCTATATTACCCATTATAAAATGGAACAAGATAAAATGAAAAAAAAAACAGCGATAGTAACAGGCGGTACCGCAAATGATGTGCCTGCAATGGCTTGTCTTGTGATGAATATTAAGGATACTAATCCAAGTCTTGCAGATGAAATAGTAATTTATCATGATGGAATTTTAGAAAAAGATCAACAGTTAATTAATAGTATTTTTCCTACGCGATTTATCTTGTATGAATCACCGTTTAAAGAGGTGACAGATTTCGGTGATGTGGTAACAAAGTATTTTAGTCCAATGGTGTTTTGTAAATATGAATGTTTTAAGTTGCTTAATGATTATGAATGTGTCATTTGGAGTGATTATGATGTGGTAATAGTTGATGATATATCCGAATTAAAAATTAAAACAGTAAATGGAATTAGAATGGATATATCGAAGGGAAGTCTTGTATCAGAATCATTCAAAGGAGATATTAAATTAGTATTAGAAAATTATGACCTTACTAGGGAAGGAATAAGTATGGGAATATTTTGTCTATTCAATAATCTTTCCAATATACAAAATATTTACAATTTTTGTATTAAATACACTAAAAAATTGGCCTCTTATTTATTCTTACCTGAACAAGCAGTCATCAATTTGATGCTACAATACTTCAATATAGATGTTAGTTTGAACACTCCTCTTGGCAAGGAATATACGATACATCCAATACATGATAAAAATATAAGAGATGTTAAAATTTATCATTCATATGGACAACCAAAATTTTGGAATGGATTATACAACAAAACTTGGGAAACAAATTATAAAAGATGGAAAAGGATGGGCGGAACTCCTTATGAATACCGAACTATTAAATATAAAATAAAAGAAAAAATGTATAACTTATATTTATATAAATTATTGCGTAAGGCATATAAAAAATTAAAAGAGGTATACCATGGATGCATTTAAAGCAAATATCTATAAAGATAAGATACTTATGATTACAGGAGGGACAGGTTCTTTCGGTACCGAAGCTCTAAAACAGTTTCTTGATTCTGATTTAAAAGAAATTCGAATATTCAGCCGTGATGAAGAAAAACAAGATGAAATGCGTACTAATTACAAAAATCCAAAATTGAACTTTGTTATCGGAGATATTCGGGATTATCAAAGCATAGAACATGCTATGTATGATGTAAATTATATTTTTCATGCAGCAGCTTTAAAGGAGGTGCCTTCATGTGAGTTTCATCCTTATGAAGCAATCAAAACCAATATTCTTGGTTCAAAAAATGTATTGGATGCAGCTATCTCTCATGGTGTGGAAAATGTTGTCGTGTTAAGTACTGATAAAGCTGTATACCCTGTTAATACTATGGGTATGACAAAAGCCTTGATGGAAAAATTGGCTGTTTCAAAGGCTCGTGAAGCACAAGGACGAAAAAGCAAAACCGTTATAACTGCTACACGATATGGCAATGTTATGTGTTCGCGCGGTTCGGTTATCCCACTTTTTATTTCACAAATAAAGAAAGGAGTGCCTATCACAGTTACCGAAGGGGAGATGACACGTTTTATGATGTCGTTAACTGAAGCTATAAAACTTGTAATGTATGCATTTGAAAATGGTAAAGGTGGAGATACCTTTATTCAAAAGGCTCCGGCTGCTACTATTATGAGTCTCGCTATTGCACTTAAAGAGATATTTAGGGCTGATAATGAAATAAAGATTATAGGTTCACGGCATGCAGAAAAAATGCATGAAACCCTTTGTTCTAAAGAAGAGATGACTAAAGCCGAAGATTTGGGGGATTATTTTAGGATACCGGCTGATTTTAGAGATTTGAATTATACAATGTATCTCGATAAATATGGTGAGAAAATTTCTGAGCGGGAATATAATTCTAGTAATACAAAACGTCTTACAATACAAGAATTAAAAGATTTATTACTAAGCCTTGAATATGTACAAAAAGAATTAAAGGTCTGATGAATTATGACAACTATACCGTTAATAAAACCCTTTATCCCTCCTGCTGATATTCTTATGCCGGCTCTTGAAAAAGTTTTGTACAGCGGATATATTGCGGAAGGTGAAAGTGTTTATACATTTGAGAATTTATTTAGAAATTATATAGGCAACTTTAATACATTAGCCTGTTCTTCAGGTACGGCTGCTTTGCATATTGCATTAAAATTATGTAATGTACAAACCGGTGATGAAGTTATTTCTACGCCGCTAACTGCCGAACCGACAAACGTTGCGATCGCAATGACAGGTGCCAAAGTTGTTTGGGCGGACATAAATAAGAATACAGGACTTATAGATCTCGAATCTGTAGAATCGAAGATAACTGAAAGAACAAAAGCAATCATGCTGGTAGATTATGCCGGTATGGTTTGTGATTTAGAAAAATTTCAAAAAATTTCAAAAAAATATAATATTCCCATAATTGAAGATGCTGCACATGCGCTTGGCAGTAAATATAATAATAAGTTTATAGGAAATATATCTCATTATACTATTTTTTCACTGCAAGCGATAAAACATATGACAACTGTTGATGGCGGTTTTTTGTCTATGCAAAACATGTCTGATATGGAACGGGCTAGATGTTTACGATGGTTCGGCTTGGATAAACAAAAACCGCGTCTTGAAAATGATATAACCGAATGCGGTTATAAATATAATATGAATAATGTAAATGCAACTATTGGTATTGTGCAAATGAGATATATTGACAAAATTATTTCTTCATATATCGAGAATGGCCGTTTTTATGATACTGCTTTAAAAAATATCCATGGTGTAGAAATGATAGAATATACGGAAAAATCAGAACCTTCATATTGGTTGTATACTATAAAAGTTGAAAACCGTTGCGGTTTTATAAAACATATGGAGTCTTACGGGATAGCTGCGTCTCCGCTTCATTTACGTAATGATAGACATTCTATTTTTGCTGCCTCTAAAACAAATCTGCCTAACCTAGATTCATTTTACAGTAAAATGGTTCACATTCCATGCGGCTGGTGGGTTGATGAAGAAAAGAGAAATTATATTGCCGATGTAATAAAAAAAGGTTGGTAAATGATTCCGCTTTTTAAACCGTATATGCCGGAGCATATTTTAGAAGATTCCGAATTTAAAACTTTGATATATTCGGGAAGGTTAGTAAACGGTAGTTATAAAAAGCTTTTTACAGATGCCTTAGCTGAATTTATTGGAAACAAAAATATCATTCTTTGTTCTTCTTTTTTTGATGCACAGTCTATAATCATTAAAGTTCTCGGTTTAAAAGCCGGAGATGAGGTAATACTTTCTCCGCTTTCCTGTTTGCGCTCTTCAAGTCCATTTGTGTTTTATGGTTTGAAGGTTGTTTGGGCCGATATAGATCCAAATACAGGCACCCTTGATCCCAATTCAGTAGAGAAACTGATAACCAAACATACAAAATTGATAGTCCATAATCAACATTTGGGATATGTCGGTTATATTGATGAAATAAATGCGATAGGGAAAATACATGGTATTCCGGTGTTGGATGATTGTCTTGATGGTATCGGTGGAATTTATAAAGGAAAGAATATAGGAAATTGCGGAACAGATTTTACAATAGCATCTTTTGATCCGGCAAGATTGCCGAACGCAGTTAACGGTGCGTGCATTATTACCGAAAAAAAAGAAACTTATAACGAATGCTTAGCCGCTTCAGACTTATATATTGATCGCAGTGAATTCCGTTTAGATACGGGAGAAATAAATCCCGATTATGATATAACAAAAACAGGTTTATCGAGCTCTTTCAGTGAAGTACATGCTTATCTAGGGTATAAACAAATGCCTGATTTAAAACTGCTTTTGTCCAAGCGGTTAAAAAATGCACTGACATGGGATAAGTTCTTTCAAAATAATAAACGGTTTGGAGCTACTCCTATAGGGAATAAAGACGGTACTCCTAATTACTGGGTTTATGGTTTTAGAACAAAGGCAAAAGAACAAATATATTCGTATTTTAAACTTAAAGATTACGAAATATCTGGAATTCATTTTCCGAATCATAATTATTCAATTTTTAATAATAAGCCGGTTTTATCCGGTGTAGATGAGTTTTATAGAATATTTTTAGCATTACCATGCGGATGGTGGATAGAAAATGAAAAACAATCCTAAATATTCAATTATAATTCCGGTAAATAATGTTATTAACTATTTGCCGGGAGCTATTGAATCTATTATAAGTCAAGATTATAACAATTATGAGTTGATTATAAGTGATGACAGCTCGACCGACGGTACAGCTGAGTATGTTGATACGCTTTCTCACCATGCTATAAGAGTCATACATACTCCAAAACGTATGACTACATCGGAACATTTTGATTGGGCTTTGACACACGCAAAAGGTGAGTGGTGTATATTTGTTGGAGGCGATGACGGTTTACAGCCTTATTTTTTTATTCTTGCCGATAAACTTACGGATATAGCAACAACGAAAAATATAAGAGCAATTGTAAGCAGAAGAGCTTATTTTTTTTGGAATGGTTGTCAAGCAGAATACGGTGATAAAGCTGTTGTATATTCTGCAGAGCAAAAAGTTTATGTATGTAACTCAAAAAAAGAAGCTCTTAAAGCTTTATATGGGAAGAAAGATTATTTTGAATTACCCCAAATGTATACAACTTCGTTGTTTCATACTTCGCTTATTGATGATATACGCAAAAAGCAAGGCGGTAGGGTTTTGGCTTATGAAATAGCCGATGCCAATATGGTGGCTTTAAGCACTGTATATGAAAAACAATACTTACAATGTGAAATTCCTATAGGTTGGGTCGGTACTTCCCCAAAAACTATTTGCCGGAATGAAGATTTTGCAAATCTTGTAACAAAAAAATTGCCTAATATATGTGGTGATTATAGACTTGGTGCTCTTTCTCTTTATTTTTGGGGCGCTTTAAATAAAGTTTTTGAATTTTATCCTGAACGTACAACGTGTATCAACTCTGCACACTTTGTAAAAAAAATACTCCCCTATGTATACTTACATTTCTCAAAAGACAAGAATTTCATACAAACGGATAGGTATAGGTATTTTACCGAGGTACTTAAAATTAACAATCTTTCAATTAAGGATATTATAACTAGAGCTAAACTGATAACATTGTCTAATAACATTGTAAGATTCGCGATTACAGCTAGAAATATTCTAATTAAGATTTTATTTTTTCCATGGCGTTGTATCCGCTATATACTAAAGCGTATGCCT
The DNA window shown above is from Treponema denticola and carries:
- a CDS encoding ABC transporter ATP-binding protein; the encoded protein is MSDIAIKAENLSKYYRLGVINNGTLFRDIQTWIALKRGKPDPHSKIGEHKYDGTDDGFWALKDLNFEIKQGDRVGIIGKNGAGKSTLLKILSRITAPTEGCVKIRGRVASLLEVGTGFHGELTGRENIYLNGAILGMKKKEVDRKIEEIIDFSGIKKHIDTPVKRYSSGMYVRLAFAVAAHLDSEILIADEVLAVGDAEFQKKALGKMNELSAGQGRTVLFVSHNMASVKSLCNKGIILEDGKIKFQSASIDEAIKKYQNINLIENKKGEWINTGDISNVFFKPEKIYILNKENKKIQSFTRDDENIRLVIEAEIQEINPLMNFGISIINSSNQSVFTTWVRDTEMIFNLGKSKFSFTIPNHLMNIGSYRAQMSAGIHHVSYIIHPGNEPLINFDVTGTIGTNFGDDVRHCSILPIIKWNKIK
- a CDS encoding glycosyltransferase, translating into MEQDKMKKKTAIVTGGTANDVPAMACLVMNIKDTNPSLADEIVIYHDGILEKDQQLINSIFPTRFILYESPFKEVTDFGDVVTKYFSPMVFCKYECFKLLNDYECVIWSDYDVVIVDDISELKIKTVNGIRMDISKGSLVSESFKGDIKLVLENYDLTREGISMGIFCLFNNLSNIQNIYNFCIKYTKKLASYLFLPEQAVINLMLQYFNIDVSLNTPLGKEYTIHPIHDKNIRDVKIYHSYGQPKFWNGLYNKTWETNYKRWKRMGGTPYEYRTIKYKIKEKMYNLYLYKLLRKAYKKLKEVYHGCI
- a CDS encoding polysaccharide biosynthesis protein encodes the protein MDAFKANIYKDKILMITGGTGSFGTEALKQFLDSDLKEIRIFSRDEEKQDEMRTNYKNPKLNFVIGDIRDYQSIEHAMYDVNYIFHAAALKEVPSCEFHPYEAIKTNILGSKNVLDAAISHGVENVVVLSTDKAVYPVNTMGMTKALMEKLAVSKAREAQGRKSKTVITATRYGNVMCSRGSVIPLFISQIKKGVPITVTEGEMTRFMMSLTEAIKLVMYAFENGKGGDTFIQKAPAATIMSLAIALKEIFRADNEIKIIGSRHAEKMHETLCSKEEMTKAEDLGDYFRIPADFRDLNYTMYLDKYGEKISEREYNSSNTKRLTIQELKDLLLSLEYVQKELKV
- a CDS encoding DegT/DnrJ/EryC1/StrS family aminotransferase, which produces MTTIPLIKPFIPPADILMPALEKVLYSGYIAEGESVYTFENLFRNYIGNFNTLACSSGTAALHIALKLCNVQTGDEVISTPLTAEPTNVAIAMTGAKVVWADINKNTGLIDLESVESKITERTKAIMLVDYAGMVCDLEKFQKISKKYNIPIIEDAAHALGSKYNNKFIGNISHYTIFSLQAIKHMTTVDGGFLSMQNMSDMERARCLRWFGLDKQKPRLENDITECGYKYNMNNVNATIGIVQMRYIDKIISSYIENGRFYDTALKNIHGVEMIEYTEKSEPSYWLYTIKVENRCGFIKHMESYGIAASPLHLRNDRHSIFAASKTNLPNLDSFYSKMVHIPCGWWVDEEKRNYIADVIKKGW
- a CDS encoding aminotransferase class V-fold PLP-dependent enzyme, producing the protein MIPLFKPYMPEHILEDSEFKTLIYSGRLVNGSYKKLFTDALAEFIGNKNIILCSSFFDAQSIIIKVLGLKAGDEVILSPLSCLRSSSPFVFYGLKVVWADIDPNTGTLDPNSVEKLITKHTKLIVHNQHLGYVGYIDEINAIGKIHGIPVLDDCLDGIGGIYKGKNIGNCGTDFTIASFDPARLPNAVNGACIITEKKETYNECLAASDLYIDRSEFRLDTGEINPDYDITKTGLSSSFSEVHAYLGYKQMPDLKLLLSKRLKNALTWDKFFQNNKRFGATPIGNKDGTPNYWVYGFRTKAKEQIYSYFKLKDYEISGIHFPNHNYSIFNNKPVLSGVDEFYRIFLALPCGWWIENEKQS
- a CDS encoding glycosyltransferase family 2 protein encodes the protein MKNNPKYSIIIPVNNVINYLPGAIESIISQDYNNYELIISDDSSTDGTAEYVDTLSHHAIRVIHTPKRMTTSEHFDWALTHAKGEWCIFVGGDDGLQPYFFILADKLTDIATTKNIRAIVSRRAYFFWNGCQAEYGDKAVVYSAEQKVYVCNSKKEALKALYGKKDYFELPQMYTTSLFHTSLIDDIRKKQGGRVLAYEIADANMVALSTVYEKQYLQCEIPIGWVGTSPKTICRNEDFANLVTKKLPNICGDYRLGALSLYFWGALNKVFEFYPERTTCINSAHFVKKILPYVYLHFSKDKNFIQTDRYRYFTEVLKINNLSIKDIITRAKLITLSNNIVRFAITARNILIKILFFPWRCIRYILKRMPLLKKYFIQKKSGVYIAVTWSEQPDMTYAKAQQIILKLIHENIHFDEIKL